A window of Parasynechococcus marenigrum WH 8102 contains these coding sequences:
- the nusB gene encoding transcription antitermination factor NusB — protein MATRSLARELALLVLGQVSDQKPIPAANLAMDSVLEQALDSLMQHWRESLDASAAELEQAQQSLLDSELQSGESAALPTGQDHLRSCLTMAEQVLNGLSASLELPRLLMLGDQEQIRHGAMDRVSCVLNKRDRIDAELDSVMEGWRLSRLPRLDRDILRLAVVDLRDLGTPAPVAFSEAVELANRYSDEQGRRMINGVLRRFHDAASKAVG, from the coding sequence ATGGCCACCCGATCCCTTGCCCGTGAGCTGGCCTTGCTCGTGCTTGGTCAGGTTTCCGATCAGAAACCGATTCCGGCCGCCAATCTGGCCATGGATTCTGTGCTAGAGCAGGCGTTGGACAGCCTGATGCAGCACTGGCGCGAATCGCTGGATGCCAGTGCTGCTGAGTTGGAGCAGGCTCAGCAAAGCCTTCTCGACAGCGAACTTCAGTCCGGTGAATCCGCTGCGTTGCCCACCGGTCAGGATCATCTGCGCAGCTGTCTGACCATGGCTGAGCAAGTGCTGAATGGACTCTCTGCCAGCCTTGAATTGCCTCGGTTGCTGATGCTGGGGGATCAGGAACAGATTCGTCATGGGGCGATGGATCGCGTGTCATGCGTTCTCAATAAGCGCGATCGCATCGATGCAGAGCTTGATTCCGTGATGGAGGGATGGCGGCTGAGTCGGCTGCCCCGTCTCGATCGCGACATCCTGCGGTTGGCGGTTGTTGATCTACGTGATCTGGGTACACCCGCACCCGTGGCCTTCAGTGAAGCGGTCGAACTGGCGAACCGTTACAGCGATGAGCAGGGCCGCCGGATGATCAATGGCGTGTTGAGGCGTTTCCACGACGCCGCATCCAAGGCGGTGGGCTGA
- the ftsY gene encoding signal recognition particle-docking protein FtsY: protein MVFDWFKRGGGEQPQPTPTPSPEPTPEPTAESVATSPEDEAMAWAREAFARLKAQQAQASEDQPSPTSTPLPIPSPQPEPPQPEPPLPTPAPEPLPTPAPSQGLSLLEQAAAQRQQRQQDQDARALEPEPTPTPTPAQTAAVSDEPTLGDFDDDFTWSAEVLAAQGRRVDDISLEEIDWLGRLRRGLEKTRQGFVSGLLENLGDDPLTPEVLDDLETLLLRADAGVQATDQVLDALRQRMNVEVVDPAEGIRFLKEQLRGLLDAPIAASGAQLIAPERDRLNIWLMVGVNGVGKTTTLGKLANLAVRSGYSALIAAADTFRAAAVQQVQVWGKRSDVPVVSNPSSNADPAAVVFDAIGAARSRGTDLLLVDTAGRLQTKHNLMEELQKVRKIIDRLAPEAKVESLLILDASQGQNGLRQAMAFAKAAGLTGVVITKLDGTARGGVALAVSSEAGLPIRFIGAGEGIRDLRPFNSYEFVEALLAGR, encoded by the coding sequence ATGGTTTTCGACTGGTTCAAACGCGGTGGCGGCGAACAGCCGCAGCCAACACCAACGCCTTCTCCTGAGCCGACGCCGGAACCGACAGCTGAATCGGTGGCGACTTCACCTGAAGATGAAGCGATGGCCTGGGCCCGCGAGGCCTTTGCCCGTCTCAAAGCGCAACAGGCTCAGGCCTCAGAGGACCAGCCATCTCCGACATCAACACCTCTTCCGATCCCCTCACCGCAGCCAGAACCACCGCAGCCAGAACCACCGCTGCCAACGCCTGCACCAGAGCCGCTTCCAACTCCCGCACCCAGTCAGGGACTGTCTCTGCTTGAACAGGCTGCGGCTCAGCGGCAGCAACGGCAGCAGGATCAGGACGCCAGAGCTCTTGAACCGGAGCCGACTCCGACTCCGACCCCAGCTCAGACAGCTGCGGTCTCGGATGAACCCACCCTTGGTGATTTCGATGATGACTTCACCTGGTCAGCGGAGGTGCTGGCCGCCCAGGGACGTCGTGTTGATGACATCTCCCTGGAGGAGATCGACTGGTTGGGTCGACTTCGCCGTGGCCTGGAGAAAACCCGGCAGGGGTTTGTCAGTGGTCTGCTCGAGAACCTGGGTGACGATCCCCTTACCCCCGAGGTCCTCGATGATCTCGAAACGCTTCTGCTCCGCGCTGATGCCGGGGTTCAGGCGACGGATCAGGTTCTTGATGCTCTGCGTCAACGCATGAACGTGGAGGTGGTGGATCCTGCCGAAGGCATCCGTTTCCTCAAGGAGCAGCTTCGCGGTTTGTTGGATGCACCGATTGCTGCCAGTGGTGCTCAGTTGATTGCTCCTGAACGGGATCGGCTCAACATCTGGTTGATGGTCGGTGTGAATGGCGTCGGCAAGACCACGACCCTTGGCAAGTTGGCCAACCTTGCGGTGCGCAGTGGTTATTCAGCTTTGATCGCAGCAGCTGACACCTTTCGTGCCGCTGCCGTTCAGCAGGTTCAGGTCTGGGGAAAGCGCAGTGATGTGCCAGTGGTTTCCAATCCCAGCAGCAACGCTGATCCAGCGGCTGTGGTGTTCGATGCCATTGGTGCTGCCCGTTCACGGGGAACTGACTTACTGCTTGTGGATACCGCAGGTCGCTTGCAGACCAAACACAACCTGATGGAGGAATTGCAGAAGGTTCGCAAGATCATTGATCGATTGGCGCCGGAGGCCAAGGTCGAATCGCTGTTGATCCTCGATGCCAGCCAGGGGCAGAACGGCCTTCGTCAGGCGATGGCGTTTGCCAAAGCCGCTGGTCTCACGGGTGTGGTGATCACCAAACTTGATGGCACGGCTCGAGGGGGTGTTGCGCTGGCGGTGTCCTCGGAAGCTGGACTGCCGATTCGCTTCATCGGGGCTGGTGAAGGCATTCGGGATCTTCGACCCTTCAACAGCTACGAATTCGTTGAAGCGTTGCTGGCCGGACGCTGA
- a CDS encoding PP2C family protein-serine/threonine phosphatase, with translation MSSKPPRRHSTPSFRGVAPPPQAMASLRQLFDSLSREQRRNQDLLVSLAFAQRSFTNLNRFLELVPVVASRLVGVQGAILVPFQSDGRLWREQLQAVPAESNQDLLQRLAAFEPGHGAGFGTDDDQLLLMDRLVQRLCPGAGLFATSVVARGRSRGRLYVFEPSGDLVWTDVHRRHVQLVADLAGVAIENDQMLQEARRHERVDRQLSIGAEIQAQLLPDHCPVIEGVELAARCRPAFQVGGDYYDFIPTRPELTGRRRERGRWALVMGDVMGKGVPAGLLMTMLRGMLRAEVLSGLPPDRILHDLNQLAQEDLAQSHRFVTLFYSDFDPRSRRLRYANAAHNPPLLWRAERRSISRLDAAGLLIGLQPEADYGLGEVRLDPGDVLLYYTDGVTEAPGITGDRFDEARLIRTLEGACRSGQGAQGILDHLFDRLDRFVGADHHLEDDASMVVLKVPEAVSLPSVSPSISRLTS, from the coding sequence GTGAGCAGCAAGCCGCCTCGTCGGCATTCCACTCCATCCTTTAGAGGTGTTGCACCACCTCCGCAGGCGATGGCGTCGCTGCGGCAGTTGTTCGACAGTCTCAGCCGTGAGCAACGCCGCAATCAGGATCTGTTGGTGTCCTTGGCGTTTGCCCAGCGCAGCTTCACCAACCTGAATCGGTTCCTGGAGTTGGTTCCGGTGGTTGCATCCCGTCTTGTGGGGGTGCAAGGAGCAATTCTGGTGCCGTTCCAGTCCGACGGGCGACTTTGGCGGGAGCAACTGCAGGCAGTTCCCGCGGAAAGCAATCAGGATCTTTTGCAACGTCTGGCGGCTTTCGAGCCAGGTCATGGTGCAGGGTTTGGCACCGATGACGACCAGCTGCTGCTGATGGATCGTCTGGTGCAGCGGCTGTGTCCTGGGGCGGGACTGTTCGCTACCTCGGTGGTCGCACGGGGACGCTCCCGTGGTCGCTTGTACGTGTTCGAACCGTCAGGAGATCTCGTCTGGACCGATGTCCATCGTCGCCACGTTCAGTTGGTGGCAGATCTTGCCGGGGTCGCAATTGAAAACGACCAGATGCTGCAGGAGGCACGCCGCCATGAGCGGGTGGATCGTCAGCTCAGCATCGGTGCGGAGATCCAGGCTCAATTGTTGCCGGATCACTGCCCAGTGATTGAGGGCGTCGAACTAGCGGCACGCTGCCGACCGGCTTTTCAGGTGGGAGGTGATTACTACGACTTCATTCCGACACGGCCGGAGTTGACCGGGCGCCGTCGGGAACGCGGCCGTTGGGCCTTGGTGATGGGTGATGTGATGGGAAAGGGAGTACCAGCTGGTCTGTTGATGACCATGCTGCGGGGCATGCTCCGGGCTGAGGTCCTCAGCGGTTTGCCGCCCGATCGGATCCTGCACGACCTGAATCAATTGGCTCAGGAGGACCTGGCTCAGTCCCACCGGTTCGTGACTCTGTTTTATTCGGATTTCGATCCCCGCAGCCGACGGCTGCGGTATGCCAATGCAGCCCACAATCCACCTCTGCTGTGGCGGGCCGAACGCCGGAGTATCAGCCGCCTGGATGCTGCTGGCTTGTTAATCGGATTGCAGCCGGAAGCGGATTACGGACTCGGGGAGGTCCGGCTCGATCCCGGAGATGTTCTCCTCTATTACACCGATGGTGTGACAGAGGCTCCTGGCATCACGGGTGATCGATTTGATGAGGCCCGTTTGATTCGCACTCTGGAGGGTGCCTGCCGCAGTGGTCAGGGGGCTCAAGGGATTTTGGATCATCTCTTCGATCGACTTGATCGGTTCGTCGGAGCGGATCACCACCTTGAGGATGACGCGTCGATGGTCGTTTTGAAGGTTCCTGAGGCCGTCAGCCTGCCGAGTGTGTCGCCATCCATCAGCCGCCTGACAAGCTGA
- the argH gene encoding argininosuccinate lyase: MAGGVTGGAAGAWSDRFEQGLHPFVEAFNASIGFDLTLLQEDLDGSIAHARMLASCGVIAEEEAVQLVDGLELIRTEAADGRFNPGLEDEDVHFAVERRLIALVGSVGKKLHTGRSRNDQVGTDLRLWLRRRLDEIDGDLQRLQRALLDQADRHQSTMIPGYTHLQRAQPLCLAHHLLAYIEMLQRDRQRLGDVRGRVNICPLGAAALAGTPVPIDRRRTAEDLGFTAIYANSLDAVSDRDFCVEFSAAASLVMAHLSRLAEEVIAWASEEFGFVRLSDRCATGSSLMPQKKNPDVPELVRGKCGRVFGHLQGLLTMIKGLPLAYNKDFQEDKEALFDAYRTTRDCVEAMAILFEEGLEFRIDRLNQAVESDFSNATDVADYLVARGVPFREAYQLVGAVVRRCLEQDCLLRELSLEQWKEIHPAFEADLHEALAPRAVVSARRSEGGTGFDRVHEQVMLWQERLKESAVG; encoded by the coding sequence ATGGCGGGTGGTGTGACCGGTGGCGCTGCAGGCGCATGGAGTGATCGTTTCGAACAGGGACTGCATCCCTTCGTCGAAGCGTTCAATGCGTCCATCGGTTTTGATCTGACGCTGCTTCAGGAGGACCTGGACGGCTCCATTGCCCATGCCCGGATGCTGGCGAGTTGCGGGGTGATTGCAGAGGAAGAGGCCGTTCAGCTGGTGGACGGTCTGGAGTTGATCCGAACGGAGGCAGCCGACGGTCGCTTCAATCCAGGCCTGGAGGATGAGGACGTTCATTTCGCCGTGGAGCGGCGGTTGATCGCTTTGGTGGGTTCCGTGGGCAAAAAGCTCCACACGGGGCGCAGCCGCAATGATCAAGTGGGGACGGATCTTCGGCTGTGGCTCCGGCGCAGGCTCGATGAGATCGATGGCGATCTGCAACGGCTTCAAAGGGCTTTGCTGGATCAGGCGGATCGGCACCAGTCCACGATGATTCCCGGTTACACCCATCTCCAGCGTGCTCAGCCGCTGTGTCTGGCGCATCATCTGCTCGCTTACATCGAGATGCTCCAACGGGATCGTCAGCGTCTTGGCGACGTCCGTGGGCGCGTCAATATTTGTCCGCTAGGGGCTGCAGCTCTGGCGGGTACACCGGTACCGATTGATCGCCGCCGGACGGCTGAGGATCTTGGCTTCACAGCGATTTACGCCAACAGCCTCGATGCCGTCAGTGACCGTGATTTTTGTGTTGAATTTTCAGCGGCTGCATCCCTGGTGATGGCTCATCTGAGCCGTCTGGCAGAGGAGGTGATCGCCTGGGCGTCGGAGGAATTTGGTTTTGTGCGGCTGAGCGATCGCTGTGCCACGGGCAGCAGCTTGATGCCGCAGAAGAAGAACCCCGATGTGCCGGAGTTGGTCAGGGGTAAATGCGGCCGTGTCTTTGGCCATCTGCAGGGACTGCTGACGATGATCAAAGGCCTTCCTTTGGCTTACAACAAGGATTTCCAGGAAGACAAGGAAGCGCTGTTTGATGCCTATCGGACCACACGTGACTGTGTGGAAGCGATGGCGATCTTGTTTGAGGAGGGGTTGGAGTTCCGCATCGACCGTCTCAATCAGGCGGTGGAAAGCGATTTTTCCAATGCCACTGATGTTGCCGATTATCTCGTGGCTCGTGGTGTTCCCTTTCGCGAGGCATATCAATTGGTCGGGGCTGTTGTTCGCCGTTGCCTTGAGCAGGATTGTCTACTGCGGGAACTCAGCCTCGAGCAATGGAAGGAGATCCACCCTGCCTTTGAGGCCGATCTGCACGAGGCACTCGCTCCACGGGCGGTGGTGTCGGCCCGTCGCAGTGAAGGAGGAACGGGATTTGATCGGGTTCATGAGCAGGTCATGCTTTGGCAAGAACGCCTCAAAGAATCTGCAGTTGGTTGA
- a CDS encoding RNA recognition motif domain-containing protein, whose translation MSIFVGNLPFRAEQEDVIELFAQFGEVANCALPLERDTGRKRGFAFVEMADEAVEDAAIEGLQGAELMGRPLRINKAEPRGSAPRGGGGGYRGGGGGYGGGGGYGGGGGRDGGGGYGGGGGGYRGGGGGYGGGGGGGRDGGGGYGGGGGGYRGGGDAGDRPSGARGWEDRSYGARDSGGEGGGGHDDGRSRRRRGSSGGGGGGDDYSGYGGAEG comes from the coding sequence GTGAGCATTTTTGTCGGCAACCTTCCCTTCCGCGCTGAGCAGGAGGATGTCATTGAACTGTTTGCCCAGTTCGGCGAAGTCGCGAACTGTGCCCTTCCCCTCGAGCGGGACACCGGTCGTAAGCGCGGTTTCGCATTTGTCGAGATGGCGGATGAAGCTGTCGAAGACGCAGCGATTGAAGGGCTTCAGGGTGCCGAGCTGATGGGTCGCCCACTTCGGATTAATAAAGCTGAGCCACGGGGCAGTGCTCCTCGCGGTGGCGGCGGTGGTTACCGAGGCGGCGGTGGCGGCTACGGCGGCGGTGGCGGCTACGGCGGTGGTGGTGGTCGCGATGGCGGCGGTGGTTATGGCGGCGGCGGCGGTGGTTACCGAGGCGGCGGTGGCGGCTACGGCGGTGGTGGTGGTGGTGGTCGCGATGGCGGCGGTGGTTATGGCGGCGGCGGCGGTGGTTACCGAGGTGGCGGTGATGCTGGTGACCGTCCTTCCGGTGCCCGTGGCTGGGAAGACCGCAGTTATGGCGCCCGTGACAGCGGTGGTGAAGGTGGCGGCGGTCACGACGATGGCCGCAGCCGTCGTCGTCGCGGCTCATCCGGTGGCGGTGGTGGCGGTGACGACTATTCCGGTTACGGAGGTGCTGAGGGCTGA
- the dusA gene encoding tRNA dihydrouridine(20/20a) synthase DusA produces the protein MTATETAAYRFSVAPMLDCTDRHFRVLMRQISRHALLYSEMVVAQALHHSNRRDKLLDFDAVEHPIALQVGGDDPALLADAARLASDWNYDEINLNIGCPSQKVQAGNFGACLMAEPDLVARCVEAMSNATSLPVTVKHRIGIDDLDSDDLLTAFVDRVASAGASRFSVHARKAWLDGLDPKQNRTIPPLQHDRVQALKQRRPHLTIELNGGLESPEDCIEALRTCDGAMVGRAAYSHPLRWAAMDHLVFGKPPRDLLASDVVTGLLPHAAAHLSSGGRLWDLCRHLVQLVEGVRGARHWRRELGDRAQRPGADLTVLEEAGRQLREAGL, from the coding sequence ATGACCGCCACCGAAACCGCTGCCTACCGCTTCAGCGTGGCGCCGATGCTGGATTGCACGGACCGACACTTCCGCGTGTTGATGCGGCAGATCAGCCGCCATGCCTTGCTGTACTCCGAAATGGTGGTGGCTCAGGCTCTGCACCACAGCAACCGCCGCGACAAGCTGCTGGATTTTGATGCTGTCGAGCATCCGATCGCCCTGCAGGTGGGAGGAGACGATCCGGCCCTTTTGGCTGATGCCGCACGGCTGGCCAGCGACTGGAACTACGACGAGATCAACCTCAACATTGGCTGCCCGAGCCAGAAAGTACAGGCCGGCAACTTTGGTGCCTGCCTGATGGCGGAGCCAGACCTCGTGGCTCGCTGCGTCGAGGCGATGTCCAACGCCACGTCACTCCCGGTGACGGTCAAACACCGCATCGGCATTGATGATCTCGACAGCGATGACCTGTTAACAGCCTTCGTGGATCGGGTGGCAAGCGCCGGAGCAAGCCGTTTTTCCGTACATGCCCGCAAAGCCTGGCTGGACGGTCTGGACCCGAAGCAGAACCGAACGATCCCACCGCTGCAGCACGACCGCGTACAGGCACTGAAGCAACGCCGGCCCCACCTCACCATCGAACTGAACGGAGGGTTGGAGTCACCCGAAGACTGCATAGAGGCTCTAAGAACATGCGATGGAGCCATGGTGGGCCGGGCGGCCTACTCCCATCCCCTGCGATGGGCAGCGATGGACCACCTCGTCTTCGGCAAACCACCGCGAGATCTTCTGGCCTCCGATGTGGTGACCGGTCTGCTTCCCCATGCTGCTGCCCACCTCAGCAGTGGCGGTCGACTCTGGGACCTTTGCCGCCATCTTGTGCAACTGGTGGAAGGCGTCCGAGGAGCCAGACACTGGCGGCGTGAACTTGGCGATCGCGCTCAACGGCCCGGAGCCGATCTCACAGTGCTGGAAGAGGCCGGCAGGCAGTTGCGCGAGGCCGGCCTCTGA
- the msrB gene encoding peptide-methionine (R)-S-oxide reductase MsrB yields MPLSAVYLSRRSLLLGSIAGVFGSSWWPRPVLAASKAADATWDLTPDQWRERLSSEAYDVLRNEGTERPFTSPLNAEKRSGTYHCAGCDLSLFSSEAKFDSGTGWPSFWQPLQGAIATKVDFKLIIPRTEYHCSRCGGHQGHVFNDGPRPTGKRYCNNGVALVFRPAG; encoded by the coding sequence ATGCCCCTTAGCGCCGTTTACCTGTCCCGCCGTTCCCTGTTGTTGGGCTCCATTGCCGGAGTATTTGGCAGCAGCTGGTGGCCGCGGCCTGTGCTGGCTGCATCCAAGGCTGCTGATGCAACCTGGGATCTCACCCCAGACCAGTGGCGTGAACGTTTGTCATCCGAAGCCTATGACGTGCTCCGCAACGAAGGCACTGAGCGTCCCTTCACCAGTCCACTGAACGCAGAAAAGCGCAGCGGCACTTATCACTGCGCTGGTTGCGATCTGTCGTTGTTCTCCTCGGAGGCGAAGTTCGACAGTGGCACGGGTTGGCCCAGCTTTTGGCAGCCCTTGCAGGGAGCGATTGCGACGAAAGTAGATTTCAAATTGATCATTCCCCGTACGGAATACCACTGCAGCCGCTGCGGTGGTCACCAGGGCCACGTCTTCAATGACGGACCTCGACCGACGGGTAAGCGCTACTGCAATAACGGCGTTGCTCTTGTCTTCCGACCCGCTGGCTGA
- a CDS encoding BaiN/RdsA family NAD(P)/FAD-dependent oxidoreductase: MSSDPLAEFDLLVVGGGAAGFMAAITAAEAGLQRVLVLEATAEPLTKVRLSGGGRCNVTHACWDPGELVGHYPRGQRPLRGPFSRFASGDSVAWFSDRGLDLVEEDDGRMFPQANRSSAVVDCLRTAARRSGVQLITGAPVQSVARDLSGGFVASCRGGGRFHARRLLLATGGHPSGRRLAAQLGHRLIAPVPSLFSLTLDASQLQGCAGVAVDDVLLTLEVGGERFRQIGRVLITHWGLSGPATLRLTAFAARTLQASRYRATLNVSWCSGSSHANLLEALQEQRTQAARRTLAASRPLADHLPRRLWLSMLHGVGAAPDQRWADCPARVEQGLLDQLKFCRYPVKGRGPFGEEFVTAGGVDLGEINLATMESRCCPGLHLAGELMDVDGVTGGFNFQHCWTSGWLAGQAAAKQVTGSDRTP; encoded by the coding sequence TTGTCTTCCGACCCGCTGGCTGAATTTGATCTGTTGGTGGTCGGCGGCGGCGCTGCCGGTTTCATGGCGGCGATTACAGCCGCTGAAGCGGGTCTGCAGCGCGTGCTGGTGCTGGAAGCCACGGCCGAGCCACTGACGAAGGTTCGATTGAGCGGTGGTGGTCGCTGCAATGTGACCCACGCCTGTTGGGATCCTGGCGAGCTGGTGGGCCACTACCCCCGTGGTCAGCGCCCTCTGCGGGGGCCGTTCAGTCGCTTTGCCAGTGGTGATTCCGTTGCGTGGTTTTCAGACCGTGGCTTGGATCTGGTGGAGGAAGACGATGGCCGGATGTTTCCTCAGGCCAATCGCTCCTCCGCGGTGGTGGATTGCCTCAGGACAGCTGCGCGAAGGTCTGGAGTACAGCTGATCACCGGTGCTCCTGTTCAGTCTGTTGCTCGTGATCTGAGCGGTGGATTTGTTGCCTCCTGCCGCGGTGGTGGAAGGTTTCATGCCCGCCGTCTGCTGCTGGCTACAGGAGGCCACCCCAGCGGACGACGGTTGGCGGCGCAGCTGGGCCATCGGTTGATTGCCCCCGTGCCTTCGTTGTTTTCACTGACGTTGGATGCCTCCCAGTTGCAGGGTTGCGCCGGTGTTGCTGTTGATGATGTGCTCCTCACGCTTGAGGTGGGTGGGGAGCGATTCCGGCAGATCGGTCGGGTTCTGATCACGCATTGGGGCTTGAGTGGTCCGGCCACGTTGCGGCTTACGGCATTTGCGGCACGGACCCTTCAGGCATCGCGTTATCGAGCGACGTTGAACGTGAGCTGGTGCAGTGGTTCGTCCCACGCGAATCTGCTGGAGGCGTTGCAAGAGCAGCGAACCCAGGCTGCTCGCCGCACGCTGGCTGCTTCACGACCACTCGCTGATCATCTGCCTCGACGGTTGTGGTTGTCGATGTTGCATGGGGTTGGCGCTGCTCCTGATCAGCGTTGGGCGGACTGTCCAGCGAGGGTGGAACAGGGATTGCTCGATCAGCTGAAGTTCTGTCGGTATCCCGTGAAGGGTCGCGGTCCGTTCGGGGAAGAATTCGTGACTGCTGGAGGTGTCGATTTGGGTGAGATCAATCTGGCCACGATGGAGAGCCGATGTTGTCCTGGCCTGCATCTGGCAGGTGAGCTGATGGATGTGGATGGTGTGACGGGCGGATTCAACTTCCAGCACTGTTGGACCAGTGGTTGGCTCGCTGGTCAGGCTGCGGCAAAGCAGGTCACTGGATCTGATCGAACACCGTGA
- a CDS encoding type II secretion system F family protein: MLSIDLNKAFEQAPGVKEKAVFASKLAALVDAGVPIVRSLDLMASQQKLPMFKRALTKVSLDVNKGIALGNAIRQWPKVFDELSIAMVEAGEAGGVLDEALKRLAKLLEDNAKLQNQIKGALGYPVAVLVIAILVFLGMTIFLIPTFAGIFEDLGAELPAFTQLLVDLSELLRSPMALYIVGVLLLVIWLFARYYATHNGRRVIDRLILKLPLFGELILMTATAQFCRIFSSLTRAGVPILMSMEISSQTAGNSIISDAILASREMVQEGVLLSTALIRQKVLPDMALNMLAIGEETGEMDKMLSKVADFYEDEVGAMVKALTSMLEPAMIVVVGGIVGSILLAMYLPMFTVFDQIQ, encoded by the coding sequence TTGCTTTCGATCGATCTCAACAAGGCTTTTGAACAGGCTCCAGGAGTGAAAGAAAAAGCCGTGTTCGCTAGCAAGCTCGCTGCTCTGGTGGATGCAGGCGTGCCAATTGTGCGAAGCCTGGATCTGATGGCAAGCCAGCAGAAGTTGCCGATGTTCAAACGGGCCCTGACCAAAGTGAGCCTGGATGTAAACAAGGGCATTGCCCTCGGCAACGCAATCCGCCAATGGCCCAAGGTCTTCGATGAACTCAGCATCGCCATGGTGGAAGCCGGCGAAGCCGGTGGCGTCTTGGATGAAGCCCTCAAACGTCTCGCCAAACTTTTGGAAGACAACGCCAAGCTCCAGAACCAGATCAAAGGGGCATTGGGTTATCCCGTCGCCGTTCTAGTGATCGCGATCCTGGTGTTTCTTGGAATGACGATTTTCCTGATTCCTACCTTCGCCGGAATCTTTGAAGATCTGGGAGCAGAACTACCAGCCTTCACCCAATTACTCGTCGATCTGAGTGAGCTGCTGAGATCACCAATGGCTCTCTACATCGTTGGAGTTCTGCTGCTCGTGATCTGGCTCTTCGCTCGCTACTACGCCACCCACAACGGTCGTCGGGTCATCGACCGGTTGATCCTCAAGCTGCCGCTGTTCGGCGAGCTGATTCTGATGACCGCCACAGCCCAGTTCTGTCGAATCTTCAGCTCACTGACCCGCGCCGGTGTCCCGATCCTGATGTCGATGGAAATCTCCAGCCAAACCGCTGGCAACTCGATCATTTCCGATGCGATCCTCGCGTCAAGGGAAATGGTTCAGGAGGGTGTGCTACTCAGCACAGCCTTGATTCGTCAGAAGGTTCTTCCCGATATGGCGCTCAACATGTTGGCCATCGGCGAAGAAACCGGCGAAATGGACAAAATGCTGAGCAAGGTTGCTGATTTTTACGAAGACGAAGTGGGCGCCATGGTGAAGGCACTCACTTCAATGCTGGAGCCCGCGATGATCGTTGTGGTGGGAGGCATTGTCGGGTCGATCCTGTTGGCGATGTACCTGCCGATGTTCACGGTGTTCGATCAGATCCAGTGA